The segment TGCCACATCGGAAGACTGTCGGTGCCATCGAAGTCCGTGATCTTTTCTGATTCATTGGTTTTCAAATTGAACAGCCAGACATCAGACGCCATTCCTCCGCGATAACGTTTCCAGGTTCGCTGGTCGCGAGAATGAGGCGTGTACGCCAACCACTTTCCGTCCTCCGAGATCGAACCGTTTGAGCCATACGGCACCGGAAGCTTCTTCGGCAGCGGTTGCTCCTGCGACACCGTAAACAGCTGCGGTTGCCGTTGCAGTCCAGCCATTCCGTTGGACATATACAGCACGCTTTTGCCGTCTGGCGTCCAGTCGCATACCCATTCGCTGGTCGGATGCCAGGTCCAGCGCTCAGGCAAACCGCCGGACGTTGGAATCACGTAGACGTCCGTGTTGCCGTCGTAGTTTCCCGTGAACGCAATCGACTTTCCGTCAGGACTGAATCGCGGAAACCGTTCGGCACCGTCCGGGCTGGCCAACGGCATCGCTGTTCCGCCATCGCGATCGACGATCCACAAATCGTTGGCAAACGAGAACACGATGTGCTGCTCGCTGACGTCGGGAAACCGCATCATCCCTGCCGACGGTTGGCTCTGGGCGTTCGCCAGATTGGCATGGCCGAATAACTGGCTGGCCAAAACGATGGCCGAAGAAAGTACAGCAAGCCGAATTTTTTCAGGGCTCATGAATCCAATTCCGAAGATCAAAGTTGCATATCTGATCTAAGGGTAACCTCGTCAAAGCCCGGAATGTTTCGAGCACTCGCCAATTTTTCCACAACACGAAAAAAGCCGCTATTCAGCGGCTGAGGTTTCTGGTTTTATGCGTGCGAGTTTTCCAATCCGTTTCGAAATTATTTGCTGTACTTCAGACGCACTTTGCCAGTTTTCCAGTTCTTTTTGAAGTAAGCGTGGTTGTGGAACTTGTAGTGAGCCTGATGCCAGTTCCATGCTCCAGCGTGATTCTGAATCAGGTACGTGTAAGGAACCCAGTAGCCGTCAAACAACACCCAGTATTTTCCGTTGTGCCAACAGACGTCGTAAGGAAAGTTGTGGAACTGGACAAGATACAAATTGGTGCGGACGGCAAAATGGTGTTGGGCCCGGATGTACTTGTGGCAAAAATGTTTGTTGTGGTGAGTCCCGTAATGGCCATGTCCGTGTTGGGCGTGTCCGTGGCCATGATGGATTTTGATCTTGTTGTTGTGGTGGTGACCTTTGTGGTTTCCGTTGTGCACTGAGAATTTGGCTCGTTGGTTTCCATTTGAGTTCTTTCCATTGCCACCGCCACCAAAGTGATGCTGGCCGCTGCCAAGGGAACTCTTAAAGTGATGCTGGCCACTGCCGAACTGCTGTCCGCCGCTGCTTCGTTTCATCTGGCCTGAGTTTCCTTTTCGGCCCGAGCCACCTTTGCCTTTTCCGCCGTTACCACCCTTTTGAGCAAACGCGTTGGCTGCACAGGCTGCGATCAGGACGACTGAAACGATGATGATTGCTTTGCGATTCATTTTTACTCTCCGAAAGGTTGATTTGATCCACAAAATCAACAGCGGAGAATGAAGCAGACTGTTACAGAAAAATTTTTGACACGGATTTTGCCGAGTCAAAAAGTCACCCCCGGATGAGCACGCAGCATCACCAGCAGCCCCAGTCGAGGCGAACTCAAGCCACAAAGCCTGCAGAAACAGGAATCGTTGGCCGCACCGCTGGGTGAAATTACTTGCAACAAATGACCCCAAACAGATGGCTTGTAAAAGAAAGCCATCTGGAAAGCAAACGTCGCGGAGCTGCTCCGGAACGACTACTTGTCGCCGGGTGACAGGAAGTTCTTCAGCGTATCTTCGAGGCCGCCGGGAAGTGGCAAGTCACCTGTGATCTCCTGCATCTGCTCGACGTGCAGCTCTTTGGCTTTCAGCGATGCCTGATTGATTGCGGCGGGAAGCAGATCAAGCAACATTTCGAAATCCGCTTTCTCGGTGATGACCGGGTCGACTTCGACTTTTGTGATCGTTCCCTGGCCGTCAGCGTGAACGGTGACCATGCCGCCACCCGCCGTTCCGGTCACGGAAAGCTGTTTCAGTTTCTCCTGGGCTTCCTGCATTTTCGGGCCCATTTCCTGAGCCTGTTTGATCATGCCCGCGATGTTGCCGAGGTTTCCGAGTCCTTTAAACATTCCTGAATCTCCTGGAAGGGTTGCGTTATCGAGGTAACTATACGTTTTGATCGGCGGCGGAGCAGCCCCAACGCGAACGAGGCTGATTTTACTGCTACAGAGCGGATATCGTCATTTTCGACAGTTGGCGTCGCGGCCGCGGATCGATTCGGGCGTCCGCAAAGTTGCTGATGGAAAGCCGGTCGGCCCTCCAGTCTGCGACGCCGGAGAATCTGGCTCTCGCCGTGAGCCGCACGGCGTTAGAATGAGCTCATGTCACCGATTCGAATTCCCATCAAAGTCGTCCCAGGAGCCTCCCGCACTCAAATCGCAGGCTGGCTGGGCGACGCACTGAAAGTCCGGGTGAGCGAACCGCCGGAAAAGGGGAAAGCCAACAAAGCGGTCTGCAAGCTGGTCGCAGGGAAGCTTGGTCTGTCAGCCGACTCGGTCCAGGTGGTCGGCGGGTCGACATCTGCCCGCAAAGTCATCGAAATCGAGGGAGTGTCGGCATCAGAATTTGAGGCCGCGTTCCCCAAGTGAGCTCGCAAAAGCATGCGAATCGCCGGTTTTGCGGCTAAATCGTGGAACCTTGCCTTTTCAAACCCCGGCGAAGTCAGTATTTTGTTGCACTCGTTTGGCAGAAATGCCGAACAAATGGCTTTGTGGTTGATCATGATCACAACTCATTTTGGCGGCATAGCTCAGTTGGTTAGAGCAGCGGAATCATAATCCGCGTGTCGGGGGTTCGAATCCCTCTGCCGCTACTTCCAGAAGCCCTTTGATATTGGCCTTTGCCACATCAAAGGGCTTTTTCTATGCGCTTATCTAGAGACGCACATCGAGGCCCAATCCTCTGTTTTGGTCTGTTTTTGTCCTCAGGCGCGCGCAGCTTGTGCGCAGGTTCCCATGCAGCCCAACTTCTTAATTTCGCGCCCAAATGATTGACTGTCAGTGACGGGGCATCGGTTGCTCCGGCGTCAATTTGATCCGGTGTTCAGCCGGAATTCTTCCTCACAATTCAAAGGAATATGCAGAGATGAACTTTTTAACCAAACTACTTTTGTTTGCCGCGGCTGGGTGGCCAATCGCCATCGACGTGCTATGTCCGAATGAGATCGTCCCAGCAGGAATAAGCATCGCGACCCAGTCATGCTTAGAACTTCCGCTCGCAAATCTAGATGATTCCGCAATTCGGCCACGAATCATGAGTGGGCCGCGAGCTATTTTTACGCGGAAAACTTCTGACCTCGACGTCGGCCACGAAAAAATCAGTTCGGATATAGAGGATGTGTTGCAGCTGATTGATGATCGCCAAATTGCAGCGATATGGATCTTCATTTCAATGCTTCCTCTTAGTTCCGCAACGGTTGGTGCGAGTGTCGCACTTGGAGACAACCGGCGGCAAGTTGTCGTCTGTATTGGGCGTCTTTCAAAAAAGAAGGACAGTGAAGAACAGACGAATGAGTCCATTGACACGTCTCTCGCAGTAGTCAGAAACAAGATTGATGAACTCTTCGGGACCGATGTCGAGATTGAAGAGCTAGCTGGAGTGGATTGGTCGCTGATCGCAGCACGACCCTAAAAGCAAAACAGGTGATCAAATTGGGAATCGTCATATGCGTGATGGTGGAAGACTTGAGTCGACTGTATCGGAACCCATTGTTGCAATACGAGTTTGTATTTTTCTGCGTTGACAACGGAGTGCGGTTTGTCAGCATCGCAGACAATCTGGACACCTTTGATGAGTATTGGGAATCCAACATGAGCGTCGCGGCGCTGAGGCACTCCATGCCTGCAGTTGATGCCCGGCGGCAGCAAGCTGCTAAACTCAATCCAAAAATGCGGCATATGAGATGCGGAAGCTTTCGCAAACAAGCTGAGTTCGCGTTGAAGGTTTTTAGCCTGCTTTGGGCGATTGGGGCGGGACAGATTTCTTCCTTAACTATTGGTAACGACTCGAATCAATTGCGTGAAAACAGTTCCGAAAGCTCGCAGTCATCAACGGAGTAAAAGCGTCGCTTTGGCGAAGACACTGTACTCTAGCGCTCACGCCCTGTCGCAAAACGACAAATGAAGCTAGACGATCACTTTTCGAAGGCTGCTACCATAAAAAGTAGTGTATCTGCCCATTTTATGAACGCGTTCGACTCGCGCGGAGGGGCAAGGAAACAATCTCCAGAGTGGCAGCGGCAATTTGAATAGCAGTCTTAAGTATCTGGCCGTTGATCTTGGCGGCGAAAGTGGCCGCGTGGTTTCGGGGGCATTTGATGGGAAAACAGTCGAGGTTGAAGAGCTGCATCGATTCGCAACGGGCGGCATAGAAGTTGATTCGACTTTGCGATGGGACATTCATCGAATATGGCAAGGAATCCAAGCGGGCCTGCAAACTGCCAATAAGAAGTATGACAAGATCGAAAGTGTCGGCGTTGATTCTTGGGGCGTCGACTATGTGCTGCTCGATGACAATGAGCAGTTGGTTGAGCTCCCCTATCACTATCGGGACCGGCGAAACATCGGCACGTTGGATCAGATCACTGAGATTGTGCCCAAGTCCGAACTGTTTGCGACCACTGGCATTCAGTTCATGGAGATCAACACGCTTTGCCAGCTCTTTGCCGGCCAGAGATGCGGCGATGCACTCAATAAATCACAACATCTGCTGACGATTGCGGATTACTTTCATTGGTGCCTCTGTGGTTCAAAAACTATTGAATTCACTTTCGCCACAACGACGCAATGCTTTGATCCGGTCAAAAGAAATTGGGCGACATCGCTCCTGGATCGTTTGAAAATCCCAACTCATATGCTGCCGGAAGTTGTTAGCCCCGGGACAAACCTTGGCAACGTTCGGGAGTCAGTCCAGAAGCAAACTGGAATAGGAAAAGTCCCCGTCATTGCACCCGCAACGCACGACACTGCGTCTGCGGTGGTTGCCGTGCCTGTCGCGACTTCCAGCGCAAAAAACTGGGCCTACATTAGTTCTGGGACTTGGTCGCTTGTTGGTTTGGAAGTTGATACGCCAGTCATTTCTGCGGAAGCACTGATGGCAAATGTGACGAACGAAGGTGGAGTCGACGGAACCTGGAGACTGCTCAAAAACGTCATGGGGCTATGGCTAGTGCAGCGACTGCGTTTGGCATTTTCATCGCGAGGCTTTGAGGCCAGCTACGAAAAACTCACCGAACTGGCTGGCCAAGCGACTTCAGCCGGATGCTTCATCGATCCTGACGACCCGTCGTTCCTGAACCCACCGAACATGGAAGAAGCAATCTTTCGGTTCTGCAATGAGACGGGACAAGCTCCGCCTGCGGACGAAGGTGAGATGGTTAAGTGCGTGCTAGAAAGTCTCGCCCTTCGATACAGCCAAGTATTGAAAGAAGTGTCTGCTCTGGCAAAAACCAGAATCGATGTCATCCATGTGGTTGGCGGAGGCTGCAAGAACATTTTGCTGAATCAATATATCGCTGGCGCAACGCAACTGCCGGTCGTTGCAGGTCCGAGCGAGGCAACCGCACTCGGGAACCTGATGATTCAATGCAAGTCAGCCGGGAAGATTGGCACCCTGGGTGATGTTCGCACCGTGATCCGCGATTCGGTTGAGCTGATCGAATTCGAGCCCACGGCTCTCACGTATTGGCAAGATGCGCTTGTGAAGTTCGAAGGCCTTTGCAAAAAACGCAACTCTCAGAATGTTGCCCAAGCAAGTGGTCTGTCAGAGCTGAATTGATGGGTAAAGCTTCTTTAGTTTTATTCTTGCATCGTCAGTTTTGAATTGCCAATCAACGGTTGCTTCCGACTCGTTTCTTCCACGGTTCCAGGCTGCAACCTGTTTTTCAAGTGTCTTTTTGGTTGGGATTCGCCTGTTGAGACATTGCTTTGCCAAAGAAGCCAGTTCGGTTTCGGCCATGTTGAGCCAGCTGCCGTGTTTGGGCGTATAGTGGATTTCCAACTTCTCGATCAACCGACGAGCCTCCTGCGGTTCAAAGGCCTCGTACAGTGAGCCAGGCTTGTGGGTGTTGAGGTTATCCATGACCAAGACAATTTTCTCCGCGTCAGGATCAAGCTCGTCAACAAGTTTCTTGACGACATGGGCGAAGTCAACTTTCGTTCGTCGATCGGTCACCTCGACGTGGCGCCACCCTGCCAGTGGCTCAAAAAGCATAAACAGGTTCGCAACACCGTTGCGTTTGTATTCGTAGTCCTCTCGAGCTGGAGTGCCCGGCTTGGCGGGGATTGGAGTTCGAGTTTCGCCAACGAGTTGCTTGCTCGTTTCGTCAAGACACACAACAGGACGTTTGGCGTCGTAGGGGCGTTGATACACCTCAAGGACATCTTCCATGGCAGCTACGAATTCAGCGTTCTTCTCGGGAGGGATCACCCACTGCTCCTTCAAGTGAGGCTTGAGTTCGTTTTTTTCAGCGTCTCGCGGACACACTCGTGGCTGACCGAGTCGACAACTTCCAAAGCGATCAGACGATCAGCAAGCAAACGCAATGTCCACCGACTTCTGCCCTCGGGAGCTTCACTACATGCAGTTGCAATCAACGTCGCCTCAGCTTTACCGTCAAGCTTACGATAAATTCGCTTGCCAGTGTTCTTGCGAAACACTGCCGACTCCAACCCCTCTTCGACGAACCGCCGACGAATGCGAAATACCGTCGAAAGGCTCACTCCGGAAAACTCTGCGTTCTCCTGATCAGTCTTTCCCTGGTCGGCTTTGAGCAGAACGCGAGCTCGACCAAGAACAGAAACCGACTTACCGCCTTTGCGAATCAAGTCTTTGAGTAAATGACGTTCGCTATCAGTCAAATCAACAACAAAACGTTCTGACTTCGTTTTCATCTCGCCCTCCGTGGCAAAAAAGAAGACAATGAACGATAGCCAAAAACTAGTCAACTCAACTTTGACAGACTACTAGTTAAGCTTAACCGAACGTCCGCTTGTTGGGTTTCATGACTCAGCGAGTGCCAGCCTGCTTACTCTTCGCCCAACGTGGTACCTGTAAAATTAGCTCCGGCACGCCTCCAGCATCTCTCTTGCGGCGACGTTCATATAGTGATTGTCATTAGTTGAATTGTCGCATTCGGGAAGCCGGGAATTCATG is part of the Mariniblastus fucicola genome and harbors:
- a CDS encoding YbaB/EbfC family nucleoid-associated protein — translated: MFKGLGNLGNIAGMIKQAQEMGPKMQEAQEKLKQLSVTGTAGGGMVTVHADGQGTITKVEVDPVITEKADFEMLLDLLPAAINQASLKAKELHVEQMQEITGDLPLPGGLEDTLKNFLSPGDK
- a CDS encoding DUF167 domain-containing protein, translated to MSPIRIPIKVVPGASRTQIAGWLGDALKVRVSEPPEKGKANKAVCKLVAGKLGLSADSVQVVGGSTSARKVIEIEGVSASEFEAAFPK
- a CDS encoding rhamnulokinase, coding for MNSSLKYLAVDLGGESGRVVSGAFDGKTVEVEELHRFATGGIEVDSTLRWDIHRIWQGIQAGLQTANKKYDKIESVGVDSWGVDYVLLDDNEQLVELPYHYRDRRNIGTLDQITEIVPKSELFATTGIQFMEINTLCQLFAGQRCGDALNKSQHLLTIADYFHWCLCGSKTIEFTFATTTQCFDPVKRNWATSLLDRLKIPTHMLPEVVSPGTNLGNVRESVQKQTGIGKVPVIAPATHDTASAVVAVPVATSSAKNWAYISSGTWSLVGLEVDTPVISAEALMANVTNEGGVDGTWRLLKNVMGLWLVQRLRLAFSSRGFEASYEKLTELAGQATSAGCFIDPDDPSFLNPPNMEEAIFRFCNETGQAPPADEGEMVKCVLESLALRYSQVLKEVSALAKTRIDVIHVVGGGCKNILLNQYIAGATQLPVVAGPSEATALGNLMIQCKSAGKIGTLGDVRTVIRDSVELIEFEPTALTYWQDALVKFEGLCKKRNSQNVAQASGLSELN
- a CDS encoding IS630 family transposase (programmed frameshift), with the protein product MKTKSERFVVDLTDSERHLLKDLIRKGGKSVSVLGRARVLLKADQGKTDQENAEFSGVSLSTVFRIRRRFVEEGLESAVFRKNTGKRIYRKLDGKAEATLIATACSEAPEGRSRWTLRLLADRLIALEVVDSVSHECVRETLKKNELKPHLKEQWVIPPEKNAEFVAAMEDVLEVYQRPYDAKRPVVCLDETSKQLVGETRTPIPAKPGTPAREDYEYKRNGVANLFMLFEPLAGWRHVEVTDRRTKVDFAHVVKKLVDELDPDAEKIVLVMDNLNTHKPGSLYEAFEPQEARRLIEKLEIHYTPKHGSWLNMAETELASLAKQCLNRRIPTKKTLEKQVAAWNRGRNESEATVDWQFKTDDARIKLKKLYPSIQL